CACGCACCAACACCTGCATGCCATCGGCAGGCTTGAAGCGCAGGCAACTGCTCTTGGGCTTGAACATGGCGCAGCGCACCTGCGCCGCGTTGTCCTTCAGTGTGAAGTAAAGATGGCCTGAGGCTGGCCGTGCCACATTGGAAAGCTCGCCTTCGATCCAGACCAGGGGCAGCGCATCTTCCAGTAAGCCACGCACCAGCCGATTGAGCGTGCTGGGCGTAAGGATGTGCCGTGGCGGCTGGTCACCGGCACCGTTGCTGAAGTCGTCGGGCGCGTGCATGGATGCGGGAGACTAGCACGAACGGCTTGGAGAACATCCTCTACGTGACTGGACTACAACACCACGCCATCAGGAACCATGTGCAAAGGGTCATGCGCAACCCCGTAGGCTTCTGGCATGATCATCTCATGTTGCCAGAGCAGCGTTTTACGGACACCGACGCCTGTGTGCAGCTTATCGTCGAGCGGCTGGGCGCCGATCTACGAGTTGCCGCTCCTTTGGGGCTTGGCAAGCCGCACGGTTTGCTCAATGCGCTGTACGGCTTGATGCAGGCCGACACCTGGCGATCGATGACCTTGTATACCGCGCTGTCGCTGACGCGTCCGCGTACCAAGCCTGGGCTGGAAGCGCGTTTTCTTGGTCCGTTCCTGGAGCGTCACTTCGGTGCGGATTGCATCGACCCGCAGTATGCGATCGATCAGCAGCTAGGCAAGTTACCGTCCAATGTGGCCGTGCATGAGTTCTATATGCAATCGGGTGCCTTGCTCCATTCGGGCAGTGCCCAGCGCAACCACATAAGCCAGAACTACACCCATGTGGCGCGCGATCTGGTGGTGCAGGACATCAACCTGCTGGTGCAACTGGTATCGCGCCGCGACACGCCTGGGGGCGTGCGTTACAGCCTTTCCTGCAATCCGGATCTGACGCTGGATTTTCTGGATCGCGTGAAGGCTGCCGGCAAGGGGCGGCCATTGTGCGTGGCAGTGGTGCATCCTGCTTTGCCTTACATGGCCGGTAACGCTGAGGTACCCCACGATTTTTTCGATCTCGAATTGACGCCGCCTTCCTCGCCACCGCTGTTTGCTTTGCCGCGCAGCCCAGTGGATGTCACCGAATACGCGTTGGGCCTGCATGCTAGCGCCCTGGTGAAAGATGGTGGTTGTCTACAGATCGGCATTGGCACCTTGTCCGACGCGCTGGTGAAAGGCTTGTTGTTGCGCCATCAGGACAACGTAGCCTGGCGACAGGCGCTGCTCGCTTTGGACACTGCTGGCGCGACCCATGCGCTGGCAGTGCGCATGGGTGGTTTGGCCAGTTTCAAGGCAGGCTTGTACGGTGCCAGCGAAATGGTAATGGATGGCTTCATGCATCTGGCCAAGGCCGGTGTACTCAAGCGACGAAGTTGGGACAACCTGGCACTGGAGCGCGCTGCCGCGGTGGGCCGTCTGCCGGATGATGTGCCAGGTGGCCATTACTTGCGTGGCGGTTTCTTCCTCGGTTCGCGTGATCTTTACGATTGGCTGGAGGTCACTGTTGGCAGCGATCCGGATGCGATCGACATGTGCCGCATCTCCAACATCAACCAGCTCTACGGCGACCACCAGCAACTGGCCATGCTGCAACGGCGTGGTGCACGCTTCTTCAATACCTGCATGATGGCAACCCTGCTTGGTTCGGTGATCTCCGACGGGCTGGAAGATGGTCATGTCGTCAGCGGCGTGGGTGGGCAGTACAACTTCGTGGCGATGGCCCATGAGCTTTCCGATGGACGCTCGATCTTGATGCTGCGTTCCACCCGCAAGGGGCGCAATGGTGTGGAGACGAATATCCGCTGGAATTACGGCTATACCACCATTCCGCGCCATCTGCGCGATATCGTGATCACTGAATACGGCGTAGCGGATTTGCGCGGAAAAAGCGACAGCGAATGCATTGAAGCGATGCTGGCGATCAGCGATGCACGTTTTATCGATGCCCTTGCGGCGGAAGCTAAATTGCACGGAAAACTCGCGGCGGATTTCAAGATTCCCGACGCATGGCGCCATCATCAACCGGAGGCTTTGAAAGAAGCATTGGCCACGCCGGTGCGCAAAGGTTTGATGCCGCCATTCCCGTTTGGCAGTGACTTTACCGAGATCGAGCAACGCCTTTTGCCAGCGCTGGAATGGCTAAAATCCTCCAGTGCCAACTGGAAGGGGCGCTGGCGTCTGCTTGAAGCTTTTTTGCGCCCGGGGGAGCCGTGTGTCGAGGAGGCGGCTGCGCTGGAACGGATGGGATGGGTGGATGCAGTCAGTATGAGCGATCGCTTGCAGCGTCGTCTTTTGCAGGCGGCCCTGCGCCAACGGGGAACGTAACCCTCATGGTCGTCATTCCCGTTGATCAAGCCAGGCAAACTGGACGAAGAAGAAATCCTCCTGACACGCACGCATCCGCGCATGGGTTACGACATGCCGCAGCGAATCGATTTTCTGCACAAAGACCATGGCGCTCAATTTGGCCCATTGAAATCGTTACCGGCCAGGATGCGGGAGACGGGCATGCTGGGCAGATTTCGCCAATGTTCTGGATCAAACGGCACCGATACCAGCGTGGCGATCTTGCGAAGAAAGGCGCTGCGCGGCATTTCCGTGGCGCCAAGGTACAGTAGATGCGGATTGCTGACCTGCGCATCGATCAAGGGAAAACCCCATCGATGCAACAACGCAGCCAGAGCGCATAGCGCAAGCTTCGATCCGCCACTGCAGGCGCTGAACATCGACTCGCCGCAAAACAGCTTGCCGATTGAAACACCATAGATACCGCCGACAAGGTGGTCTTCCTCCCACACTTCCACGCTGTGCGCATGGCCTTGCTCGTGAAGTGCGCCGTAAGCGTCGATCATCGCCGGGCTGATCCAGGTGCCGGCCTGGTTTTGGCGTGGTGCCGCACAGGCTTTCATGACTTGTCCAAACACGCGATCGACCGTTATTCGCCACGCTTTGTTGGCGATGGCGCGACGCAGACTACGGTTT
The sequence above is a segment of the Dyella sp. M7H15-1 genome. Coding sequences within it:
- a CDS encoding acetyl-CoA hydrolase/transferase C-terminal domain-containing protein, producing the protein MLPEQRFTDTDACVQLIVERLGADLRVAAPLGLGKPHGLLNALYGLMQADTWRSMTLYTALSLTRPRTKPGLEARFLGPFLERHFGADCIDPQYAIDQQLGKLPSNVAVHEFYMQSGALLHSGSAQRNHISQNYTHVARDLVVQDINLLVQLVSRRDTPGGVRYSLSCNPDLTLDFLDRVKAAGKGRPLCVAVVHPALPYMAGNAEVPHDFFDLELTPPSSPPLFALPRSPVDVTEYALGLHASALVKDGGCLQIGIGTLSDALVKGLLLRHQDNVAWRQALLALDTAGATHALAVRMGGLASFKAGLYGASEMVMDGFMHLAKAGVLKRRSWDNLALERAAAVGRLPDDVPGGHYLRGGFFLGSRDLYDWLEVTVGSDPDAIDMCRISNINQLYGDHQQLAMLQRRGARFFNTCMMATLLGSVISDGLEDGHVVSGVGGQYNFVAMAHELSDGRSILMLRSTRKGRNGVETNIRWNYGYTTIPRHLRDIVITEYGVADLRGKSDSECIEAMLAISDARFIDALAAEAKLHGKLAADFKIPDAWRHHQPEALKEALATPVRKGLMPPFPFGSDFTEIEQRLLPALEWLKSSSANWKGRWRLLEAFLRPGEPCVEEAAALERMGWVDAVSMSDRLQRRLLQAALRQRGT
- the aat gene encoding leucyl/phenylalanyl-tRNA--protein transferase, producing the protein MIRLPLLDDHAPDHFPDPRTALVDPNGLLAFGGDLSPERLKAAYTHGIFPWFSEGEPILWWSPDPRCIFLTDQLHPNRSLRRAIANKAWRITVDRVFGQVMKACAAPRQNQAGTWISPAMIDAYGALHEQGHAHSVEVWEEDHLVGGIYGVSIGKLFCGESMFSACSGGSKLALCALAALLHRWGFPLIDAQVSNPHLLYLGATEMPRSAFLRKIATLVSVPFDPEHWRNLPSMPVSRILAGNDFNGPN